The sequence below is a genomic window from Paroedura picta isolate Pp20150507F chromosome 12, Ppicta_v3.0, whole genome shotgun sequence.
ATGAGCAGCTCGTTCATGAGGCTAAATTCCACCCGCCTCCTTCCCAGCAAGAGAAGGATAATGGAGAGTTTGTACTGGAAACGTAGAAAGACCCGGATGCTGAGGTACTGGAGGCAAAACAAGATAGACAGGGCCACCCACAGGATGGAAGTAAACAGGCTACAGCTGAAGTACAGTAAGAAACGAATGAAGCCATACATCCAACGTGACTTCAGGTAGATGTCGAAGTTGTTGTATTTGGCGCGCACCAAATGCGTGGTCCTTACTGGTCCACAGGCTGAATGCAAGCATGTTGTGTGGGGACCATGAAAAGAGCGGACCCGTCGTGGGATGGGGATTACAGGCATCAGGCACCCCACCTGTTAGAGCTCTGGAGAGACAAATTTGCATGGAACATACCAGGCAATATCCATGAAGACGGGGAGAAAGTCCACTGACTCAGGAATGGAAACATGGGGTTGACTTGCCAAGCTGGAAGTTGCCTgcgggaagaaaaagaaggacaGCCAGTTTGAGAAACACCCTTAAAGGAAGTCCCATTCTGAAAGACAAGAGTGGGTGGTCTAGGAAAAATAGCCTTTCTCTGACATTGGTGCTGTGTAATGCCAGGTCCATAAACAATGCTATTCTGCAGAATTTCCTTGTAGAACACAATATGGACCTGGCATGCCTGATGGAAACCCGGGTCAGAGGGTGAAACAGTCATTCTGAAATTGCTGACCCCACTTggtttctctgtcctccaccaatCCCAGacaaaatgctggggggggggtcacaatacTGGTCCAAGATTATTTTCCCGTTAGGGCACTTCCTACCCCAATGACCCAAGGAATAGAATGTGTAGACTTAGTGTAGGACTCAGTGGACAATCTAGCCATCTGTTAGGTACCAACCGCCGAATgcaccagcagatgccctgccaaatGTCCTGGATCTAGTGGCTGAGAGGGCGCTTCAGTTCCACAgactattaatattaattaactcaGAAATAATTGGCTCTTTGCAGAATTTGGTCTTACTGtttgccatggcaacactaggacatccccaatttgttgctggtcccacacATCGAGCAGGCCATTTCCAGGAACTGATCTTTGGGATGGGAATAAATATCGGCCCACCTGGCAACAAAACTGACATACAAATCAGAGTGGTAGTATCTGGCTTGTTAACCAATAAGGTACTAGTGGGACTCTCTGAAACCATCAACAAGATTGCACCTTGATGCCCTCTCTGTTTCAACCCTAAGCCAGCTCCATTGTATAAATCAGAACTGTGCAAacagaaacaggagctgagatggcgagagaacaaatttagagtccaggggcacctataagaccaacacaggtttattcaagatatgagcttttgtgtgcacacatacttcctcagatacaatgagatggctagagtgagtctTATAAGATGCCTGTGAAATTTATGAGATGGAAATAAAATCCACAAAAAGGAGTATTTTGCAGGTACTATTGCCTCAACTAGCTCATGCTCAGCTCAGCTATTTAAGATAATTCACTCACTGACATCCTTAAGTACGGGATAATCAGAAATTACTCAATTAGAcataggctgtgaggctttttcAAGCTATTTTGTGGAGAAAATATTGACACTCCACCATGACTTAACCATCAAGCTTGAGTAAGATAGCTAACTGGAGGCCTCTTGCCCACCTCAAGGTCCCACTTTGGACCATTTCAGCCCACTTTTTTCAACTGATGCGGACACGGTTTTGACAGCAGTCCGGTCAACCCCTTGCTCCCCATGGTTGGTGAAAACTGGCAGTGAGGAGATCTGGAAACCTCTTTGGGAAGTTATCAACTTGCCCCTGATCTTCCCAGAGAAACTGAAGGAGGCTCTGGTCAGACCACTTCTGAAAAAAATGGTGCTGGACGATTGTGACCTTGCCAATTATTGCTCAGTTTCATATCTGCTGTTTCTGGCCAAGGTGATTGAACAGGTGGTTGTGAGACAACTACAGAGCTTCTTGGAATAGACATCAGCCACTGACCCTTTCCAGTCAGTCTACTAtcctagccatggggtggagaaggCTCTAGTCACCCTCGCAGATGATCGCCAGAGGCAGCTGGACCTAGGCAGGTCAACACTGCTACTCTTGCTAGACCTAACAGCAGCATTCGACATGCAAGATCATGGGCTACTAGCCCAAAGTCTAGCCAATGTGGGGATTCAAGGCCTAAACTTAAAATGGCTACAGTCTTTCCTTCAAGGTCAGGGAGGGTGGCACTATGGGAGTGAATATTCCAGTGGGGAACCCTAATAGGTGGAGTCCCAGAGGGAGCTATCCTCTGCctgatgttattcaacatctatatcTGCCCCCTTGCCCAACTGGTTCACAATTTCAGTCTGAGATTTCATCAGTACATAGATGACATCCAGCTATTTCCGTTGTTAGATGGCCACCCATCATCATCCCCCAACTCTTTGGCCAAATGTCTAACTGCTGTGGAGGACTGGATCAAGAGGAGTCggctgaaattaaatccagcaAAGACAGAGATCCTCTGGCTAGGGCAGGATGCTGAAAGAAATACGGTGCATCTCCTAGCTCTATAAGCATTCTATCTAACACCTACAATCACAAGTCAGGAGCCTGGATGTAATTCTGGACACTCCCCTatccatggaggcccagatcactaaGGATGCCCACCAAGTagtctaccaccttcaccagctGCAACAGCTTGCACCATACCTATCAGTATCTGACGCAGCCACCGTGATCCACCCAGCAGTGGATCtcagccttccctttctttttcaggGCTCCTCTGATCAATAGGTCTTGAGCAATGATTAAAAGTGTTATCAGTAGTGTACCCCCACGCCAAAAATGTTAGTCAGTTTGCTTTCCATTAGCTCTTTACTTAGTTCATCATCTAGATTTAATCTCTAGTATAGGTAATATAAGGATTGTgatgttttcctgttctgcccaacacacacacacacacaatatttctTTTGTAACGTTCTGATATTTTTGCAATGCAGCTGTGGTGCAATTTGTTATGatgtattatactgttatacCATACTAGtaaaagagagttggttcttatttgctgcttttctctaccccaaggagtatcaaagaggcttacagtcgccttccctttcctctccccacaacagataccctgtgaggttggtaaggctgagagagccctggtattactgcttgatcagaacagctctaaaaggactatcccaaagtcacccagctggctgcaggtgggggagtgcagaatcaaacctggctcaccagattagaagtctacactcttaaccactacaccaagttggctgttGGTGTAAGCTTGCACCTGcatcaagaaaaaaaacagcttcttggaAGTTCTGTTGAAGTAGGTGTGGAGCTTCCATGCTTTGTTCAAAGCTCCAGGGATGGGGTTCAGAGCCGCCGCTCCAGTGACATTCCCACCCGCTGGCATGGCCTTGGTGGTGACAGTGGACATCAAGGCAGCTGGCAAGGTCCCCGCTGTCTCGCCTACAGCTATCGATGTCCTCACATGTCATTGGCCTAACAGCTCATAATTTGCTGGGTGAATGTCTTTGCCTTCCCCTCATCTCCCCAGAACAACGATGCCATTACCCCTGTCAGTTCATCCTTTGGGCCTTGAACTAGAGTCGCATCTCAGAGATCTCCCACCACAGCATGGTCTCCAGGTCCACCTGGCATGCTGTCCTGCCTTGATCCAGTTGTCATGATTCCCATAGTAGGCTATGGACGCCCGAGCCCCTTGGCACTTGATCACATAGTGTCCCATCTCTGCTCCGGCACACCCCACTTCCAGCTCAGGGTGCCCACCATGTACATGGTACTGTAGTGGGTTTTTCTGGTACCCTCTCCAACCTCCTGGGTAAGGGGAGTTGTTGCCCTCCTCACTGCAGTTTTTGGAGTCCAAGTCACCTCCTGTAGACACGTTGGTTGAATGGCGGACACGGGTCCAGGATAGTCAGTTTTGACAATctgtgaggatcttcaattgCTCAAATATGGAAaactttgacttggtgcaaaattCATATTCATAGCGAGCAAGCTACCTCAACAATACATTGTCAAAACTGAGGCATAGACAAACAGGCATGGGATATAATCCCTCAACCCATACCCTTCCCTGGAGAACCTGTAAAATGCAGGAAGATATGAAACAATCACAATAACTGGAGGGAGGCAGAGCACAAGGTTGCATTCCGGAGGGGAACAGAGATGGATGGTGGAGAGGTATGAATGCAAGAGGAACTGATCAAGACAATAAAACATGGGCAAAAGTCTAATTAAACTAATGTCACACAGCTACTATTAATCATGGCAGAAGCATAGCATTCTGacactggccaaggattctgttttTTCATCTGGTCATGAAATTGagatcactgtaggtgggcaggtagttgtgaatttcctgcattctgcaggggattagactagatgactctggaggaccTTTCCAATTTGGgtaaatttatttcttttaataaatattaCTGTAATAACAGTTTCCTTCTTTACAAACATCCCATCAGAAATGATGAGCACAATCTAGTTATCATAAGTTCAGACAATTTAATGAGACAGTTTAGAGCACTTCATTTCCACCAAAGTAGTTCCTACATGCCTTTTGTAAATCTAAACATGAACAAGATCCTAGTTTATCTATATGGAGAGATCAAGATATGAACTATTTTGGCTGAAACTGCACAGTGCTTCATAAACCTAGTGGTAACTTTTCCACCAGGAAATCTATGCCTCCTGGCTatcaaagaagggagaaaagagctggtttttttatatcccacttttcactacccaaaggagtttcaaagcagcttaaagcaCATGTCCTTTCCTcacaaaggtgctattggactccaacgcagctacccacttgaatctacctcctcacaacagacccttgtgaggtaggtgggggatgaggggagctctgagagaattactCTGCGAGAGAACAGccgtaagagaactgtgactagctctaggtcacccagctggctgtatttgaaggactggggaatcaatcccggttctccagattagagtctgttgctcttaactactacgaCAAGCTGGCTCTCTCGTATCGTATCGTAAAGAAGCATATATATTCTGAAATAAAGCACTTGGCTCAGATTCTCCGGCTGACAGACATTCATTCTTTGTGCAAGAAAACGTCATTACATTATAAGTGGCATGCGGCCTGTGTGTCAAACAAGGAACCAAATATAACTTTTCTAGAAAATAAAcggcttaagccaggggtagtcaaactgcggccctccagatgtccatggactacaattcccaggagcccctgccagcaaacgctggcagggggctcctgggaattgtagtccatggacatctggagggccgcagtttgactacccctggcttaagagaAGGGACGCTGGGAGCGTGACGGGCAGGCAAGATCTGCATGGAGGTAATGGGGAACGACAGCAGTGGCAGTTGCCAGGAGCCAAGCCTGAACCAGGGGGCGATCCCGTGCGGGGTGCTCCTGCGCGGCCTTCTGTGCTCCGCCACTCCCGTTGCAAAGGGCCGCCAGAGCCGGCCCCCTCCGGCCGACCACCCCTGAGCCAGCCCGCAGCGCCGCTGGGATGCAGGCGGGCGCTTCCAGCACGGTCCCAGGGCCCAGCCGCGCCTGCCGGAGCCCGccccttgggggaggggttggttgCCAGGCAACACACAGCCGCAGtgcggaggggggaagggggggagcaaaCCTGGCGCGCTCAGCAGCCGGCTCCGCCCGAGACGTCGCCGCCGGCCCGGGAACCACAGGCCGCCTTCCGCAGGCTTGCTGTCGAGGCCGCCAGGCCCAGCCATGTCGGGCGCTGCTCCCGTCGGCACGTGCGGCAAGAAGAAAGGCGGCGGCGGTGCGGGGAGGACGAAGGGGCGGGGCTTCGGCCGGCCGACTCACCGGGCTGAGGCGGCGGCGGgttctcagcccctcctcccgcCGGGTCGAGACGGCTGAGCTGCCGGGCGGCGTCATAAGCCAGCGCCCGCCGCCGCGTGGGCCGGCGGGGAAGCGGTTGCCTAGCGACTGGGGCGCGACCGCAGTGAGCGCAGGGGCGGGGCCCTGGTCTGGGGAGTTCTGGGGCGGGGCCTTCTCGTCGCCGGGGGTGGGCGGGGCCGGCTGTCCCGGATGACCAATCAGAGGGTGGCTGAGAGCGCCGGAGTCCACTAGTGCCggagaacaggggtagtcaacctgtggtcctccagatgttcatggaccacaattcccatgagcccctgccagcaaatgctggcaggggctcatgggaattgtagtccatgaacatctggaggaccacaggctgactacccctgccggaGAGCAACCATCGCAGGAGAGCTTGGGAATGCATTATAAACACATGCAAAACAAACTCTAACACATGCTTCTTAGAGTTTATTTCGGTCATTCATGGCTGACGGTATCCTCCTCTGCAAGGAATGTAAATTATGCAAAAAGTGAAACACagctgaacaataaaatcagagtccagtggcacatttaagaccaacaaagatgtattcaaggcctgagcttttgagtgcaagcgctcttcctcagacactcgaaaactcacgccctgaataaatctttgttggtcttaaaggtgccactggactttgattttattgtgctacttcagaccaacacggctacctatttgaatgaAAAACATCTGGTAATGCTTAATTAAATTGCGTAAAACCGCCAGGTCTAAATCAGTCATCTCAAATTGCTTCAGGTTGTGATTAAATGTGATAATTTAATCAGTAGCGGGATAATTTGGATCTGCGGAGATAATTGCTAGAGGATTTCACAGGAAGGGAGCATTCTGAGAAGTGTCAAGGAAGTGAATCTACGAGGAAAagaaaattgagtccaatagtccCTTTAGGACCCACAAAGATgttttcaaggcgtgagcttcaagtgcatgcactcttcctcagagtaaatggaacaaggatcataagtgtacagatataaggcaaaagtacaTTGTGGCAAATGACTGAACTCTGTCATaatatctctacagttatgatggtggttcatttagtctgaggaagagtgcttgcacttgaaagctcatgccttgaataaatctttcttgctcttaaaggtgctactggactcaatttttgttgtgctacttcagatcaacacggctacccgctttaATCTATCCTGGGGGGAAAGGACAGACTAAGACAATAATTCAGAATATATTCAAGTGttagtctaaagcagcagaacaaattttgagtccagtagcaccattaagatcaacaaagttttattcaaggtatgagctttcatatgcatgcacacttttccaGACACAATGTCATGGAGTGGAAGTAAGCAGTTCAAACTtacaggcaaagtgtgagagtaaatgaacataacagcataatgaaaatggttaacaaattcctgagataaataggaaaaaaacagcattttgggTTTGTTTTCACTTGAGGTTGAATTACATGGGAATCCTTTTGTAAACAATAGTTACTATTCTAAACTAgtttgcattatactagtcatagttatgTTATAGTCTAATTGTTTAAATCAGTTATTCAAATTAAGAGATAAAGAGGATATCTGACCTTTCTGTGGGAGTATTAAGAATGTAAGTTAGCACATGTAGttagataagaaaccaatatctttcTTAGGTTCCAGAACAAATCACTAGCCCAAATTAATTATTCCAAATATAAGAGATAGATTAAAATAGAGAGGACATCTGGTCTTTCTgggggattgttaagaatgcaggaaTAAAGACACTTGCACAGGTATAGACATATTTCTTTTCTTACAAAATACAAATATCTGGACATTATAGCTAAGGGACTGAGAATTAAGAATTCTCTGCAATCTATTTATCCTACAAACTGCAGAAAAGCTATATCTCACATTTTCCAAGAAATACTTAACCATCTGATCAGTGTCCTGTACCACAAACAGAAGCTGATCAAGGAAAAATTTTCTGACCTTGACATCTCTACACACAATTAACATACCTGGCAAAATTTCTACAAGGaaagactctagcctctttgctctcagatgcacctcagtgcctagagccagcaccaggtaagaggagagggccctgggcaaagggtcatgatggagggcctcttggcctgctaaacaGGGCCTCCTGGCACAGGTTGGGTGGGATTGGGAGGCTAATTAGTGCAGCTGGGAAGCTTTTGTCAAGCTAAGGCTAGTGAGGGGACCACTGCACATTCAGGAAGGaatcctttcagacacaccaaaggAACCTCAACCAGGTACTGTCTGTCTTCTACCCAAAATACACAAACCTGGCAATCCAGGGTGCCCCGTTGTCTCAGGCATAGGGGCGTATCTGGAAACGCCCATCACAGTGGGCATATTTGGAtatatggactctgttctgaGATCCTATGCCATTAATGCCCCTAGTTATGTTCGtgacaccacagactttctgaggaaaatgcAGTCTTTGAATAACCTTCCAGAGAACATTATTTTGGCCGTCTCTGTATACCAGCATCCTACACAAAGATGGATTGCAAGTCATAAGGAATATAATTTCGGAGAACACCAGAGCTAATTCTGCTACCAAACTTTGTCATTTTGTTCTCACCCACAACCAGATTTGGTGACAACTTGTTCCTTCACATCAATGATACAGCCATGGGCACCTGCATGCCACCACAGTATGCCAACATCTTTATGAAGGATTTGGTGCAGTGCTTCCTGAACTACTATTCACCCAAACTTCTCTTATACCTGTGATGACATCTTTATTGttacaataatacaatacaatacctttattggcataaagcagattaggaggctatacaaagatagttaagatacatcggacagtttaagttcaaaaactgaggacagaaatttagccataataaaagtgacgtcggcatccttatcactcagtaaaaattggcaaaccaagtctcttgaatggtttctccattttggtataagaggtatgatatgccttctctgttgagtgaagaaggggcaatccagtatgatatgttggatggtgtcaggagaacttgattcacaggtgcatagtctatttttgaaggggatcttggcaaatctcccttgtaatactttggatggaaaggcgttaagccgagcaagcgaaaacgctctgcgatggaggggatttgccaagttatggaaataagccggcattatcccgtgcttcacttggacccattatgcacgggggttttagcgcacattcggggtggaatggcggcgactaaaatcacggataacgcacggagccggctgcaaccggctgcagcttcggtgcatgccgccgaaaaagccgcgtcagtgaaacgcggaagaaagcgcagcttccgggtgagcggggcgcaaccagaagcggtgcccggatcggcgcgtgcataatcggttactctgggttttgccgccgtcgcgccccgccccgtgtataaccggtatgcgtcacgtcttccccctccgcgttttccatgtgacccgaaatcgccgtttcggcggccgtgcataatgggccttggagaccaagcgcacggggagagcaaattgttggaacagtgggatggattttttggaattcgtgatcaagtagcctttgtttgatttggcaCATAATAGAAGGTTCATTCAGAGAtaggatgtaatcgtagtcaatgccaatttgttggagtgtagtcaggatggtagagaaccatttaaatttaaaagagtctctcagtaaacaggccaataggctatctgatcgaaccctaaagtgcagttttagccaatatttaaaggtgaaaatccaggccttagtttcaagaagattatgtccagtttcaagacataaagaggagtaagggacgcaatttggagtttTCAAAATCTGTCGGAAAAAGGCACACTGTAACCTctccatgtttttgttaaaacctgagatccacagagggatgccatataaaatttgggggataattttagagtcaaacacacgacaggcagctgggacaaactgattgcctttaagaaagaaaaaatggtttagatgggtaatggaacagttagcctgcaaagtaatcctatttctatgtttggtccaatgcaaattatgttggaaggtgattcttaagtatttgaaacatttgacctgctcgattttatgaccaccaatgcgccagtttgagggagaccacttctgtgcaaagaccatcactttgttttttttgaagtttatcgataggtcattgagttggcaatatttatGGAAAGCATTCAAGTATCtaatcagaccaattctggaatgggaaagcaagacggtgtcatcagcatatagaagaagtgggattggcaatttacctagtttgggtggatgaccatttgtgagtcttagggtttttgtggaagatcatgtaaaaagaggttgaataagtgaggagcaaggacgcagccttgtttgactcctctcaggatggggatttgatttgttaaatgacccttttcagtaaatttaacctgacaggtattgttggaatatAGGTTAattagaagtagtaataggcgcaaatcaatattaagatcttgcaattttctccatagtaaacacctggagatagaatcgaatgcacccttgaggtcaataaaagctacatagagtttcctcctacctgtatgaagatatttgtctgcaagagagtagaggATTAAACAGTGGTCTATAgtggaacagtttttagtgaagccaatttgttcaggacctattaggtcatttgaagtcacccaatctaggagtttaagttctagatgtttggcatacattttgctggcgatggatagaaggctaataggacggtagttttctggagagctggcacCACCTTTTTTATAGATAGGCACAATGATTGAGTtgagccaggattcagggaatattcccgattggtcgatagctgtaaaaaggacagccaggagttgtttccaccagttagagtttagtttaaatagttcagctggtagaccatcaggccctggagatttgcctagttttagttcttggataagggtttcaatttcatccagactgacaggtggccagctaggaagagaatcagcagagggtaAGCTGAGATGATtattttggattggggagggagcaaaaagtgtagaaaaataattgtgccatgtttgggaagggatagaagatttaaatggcctgttgctttcacctaagtagtttgcgatcgttttccaaaaagagctgctgttgttagatttaaatgcTGCTAAAAGATGGTCCCATTTTGCCTGATAGTAAGAGCGCTTCTTAGTGTTTATTAGAGATTCATATTGTCTTTTTTGGAGTGTATAGTTTTCTAACAAAGGGGGGTCTTTGGACAGACGAGCTTCATGGAATGACTTCCTCAGAGCAACCTTTGCACCAAGGCAATCATTATCAAACCAAGAGGAGGGTCGAGTTGTAATAGATCTTAGGGGTAGGGCCTTAGTTCTGCAGGCCAAAGCaatttggtcaaatgttcttagaatctcaGAGGGGGAGCCAGTTCTAGTGATATtctttattgtctggacacattCAACCAGAAGCAGCCTtggacacattccaccaggcatacaatgactttcaccccaccatcaacctgacaatgaatcaatctatgcaagaaatacattttctggacactacagtaaaaatacacaatggacGCCTAAAGACCACATTATACTGGAAGCCTAATGGCTGACAAAcaacctgcatgcctctagctaccatcctaagcACACCAAATGATCCATTTTATATAGCCAGACTCTGTGTTAGAACCACGTGTGCTCCAACCCTATAGACAGGGATTCTCATATGAGGGATCTACAACAAGTCTTTTTTATACCCCAGataatttgacagctgcttatggaacCCCCTTAGCTTCCTtcagctccttccatcttttcttctctagggaattgagccttcagtatttcacattTAAGAACCGCCCAGCCCTCTTGGAATCCCATCTCTTtgagtctttctgaccacaggactctacccaacatacctttaagtctgttaaaatctgctttcctgaagaccAGTCTGTACAtccgactatgtaaaggttttctcctTCACccaactgaaaattccaaaatcacatggtcactactaccaagtgtgctcaCTACTTCCACCACCACATCTATCAGTTCTTCCCTATAAAAAAATACTTATAATATTTGTCCGTAAAGCCATCTGATCCTAGAGCCTTCCCTGGTTTTAGTGCTGCTACAGCCatctgttagagcctcttgtggcgcagagtggtaaggcagcagaaatgctgtttgaagctgtctgcccatgaggttgggagttcgatcccagcagccggctcaaggttaactcagccttccatccttccgaggtcggtaaaatgagtacccagcttgctgctggggggtaaacggtaatgactggggaaggcactggcaaaccaccccgtattgagtctgccatgaaaacgctagagggcgtcaccccaagggtcagacatgactcagtgcttgcacaggg
It includes:
- the TMEM250 gene encoding transmembrane protein 250, whose amino-acid sequence is MPVIPIPRRVRSFHGPHTTCLHSACGPVRTTHLVRAKYNNFDIYLKSRWMYGFIRFLLYFSCSLFTSILWVALSILFCLQYLSIRVFLRFQYKLSIILLLLGRRRVEFSLMNELLIYGIHVTMLLVGGLGWCFMVFVDM